Proteins from one Camelina sativa cultivar DH55 chromosome 8, Cs, whole genome shotgun sequence genomic window:
- the LOC104705483 gene encoding rho GTPase-activating protein 6 isoform X1, with the protein MAASLAAMQRPQAGALNTVYKSGPLFISSKGLSWTSWKKRWFILTRTSLVFFKNDPSALPQKGGEVNLTLGGIDLNSSGSVVVREDKKLLTVLFPDGRDGRAFTLKAETLDDLYEWKAALEQALAQAPNATLVIGQNGIFRNEANNAMEGSFNSWRDQRPLKSSVVGRPILLALEEIDGSPSFLEKALQFLETYGTKVEGILRQSADVEEVERRVLDYEQGKTEFSPEEDPHVVGDCVKHVLRQLPSSPVPASCCTALLEAYKVDHNEARVKSLRSALNETFPEPNRRLLLRILKMMHTITSHSCENRMTSSAVAACMSPLLLRPLLAGECDLEGFDTLGDNSAQLLAAANAANNAQAIVTALLEDYGNMINDEDLKRCSTSTDSHIGDSGPENSSDEEDIEVKRPDLHNLDIGEGGTDDENDVRLSRKPSESSDYAGSDLYDYKGFGVEDSDAESPRDIHCSVESTGFPTRVKSQIEEPIKDIEISSVSPTENCYQSGRDAMPSVTPSTPLTAPRYTTSAEKPANKSTGLSPVSAKRSSSWGRGNGKKTPAKGSFDSSGNDELLIQRLELMKDELRQRIAKEAKGNAALQASLERRKQALHERRLALEQDVERLQEQLQAERDLRSALEVGLSISCGQFSSQAADSKTRAELEEIALAEADVARLKQKVAELHHQLNQQRQHHLSSLPDAQSHHQFLHNHNTQLNSFQQDFDSILAFVNQERNQRTDETGLRAEWRNGRGNNRQVPGSPSLNAASLGIPMEEFSPVMDYTRHHHHHQPPAASAALMELTTRLDFFKERRSQLMEQIQNLDLNYGSSSSSLQRSSSPPWN; encoded by the exons ATGGCGGCTTCTTTAGCTGCTATGCAGCGACCTCAAGCTGGAGCTTTGAATACG GTTTATAAGAGTGGTCCTCTTTTCATTTCATCGAAAG GACTAAGTTGGACATCTTGGAAGAAGCGTTGGTTTATCCTTACCCGAACTTCTTTGGTGTTCTTCAAAAATGATCCA AGTGCATTACCACAAAAAGGAGGTGAAGTAAATTTGACTCTTGGAGGCATTGACTTGAACAGTTCCGGGAG TGTCGTGGTGAGAGAAGATAAGAAGTTGTTGACTGTACTATTCCCTGATGGGCGTGATGGACGAGCCTTTACCCTCAAG GCTGAGACATTGGACGACTTGTATGAATGGAAGGCTGCCCTTGAGCAAGCCCTTGCACAAGCCCCCAATGCAACACTTGTAATTGGTCAAAATGGAATATTCCGAAATGAAGCAAACAATGCTATGGAAGGGTCCTTTAATTCAT GGAGGGATCAACGCCCATTGAAGTCTTCGGTTGTTGGAAGACCAATTTTGCTTGCTTTAGAAGAAATTGACGGAAGTCCATCTTTTCTTGAGAAAGCACTTCAATTTCTTGAGACATATG GAACCAAAGTAGAAGGAATCTTAAGACAGTCTGCAGATGTTGAGGAGGTAGAACGCAGAGTTCTAGACTACGAACAAG GCAAGACAGAATTCAGTCCTGAAGAGGATCCACACGTTGTTGGAGACTGTGTTAAG CATGTTCTGCGGCAGTTGCCTTCTTCTCCAGTCCCAGCGTCGTGCTGCACTGCTTTGCTGGAGGCTTATA AAGTTGATCATAATGAAGCTCGAGTTAAATCACTGCGCTCTGCTTTAAACGAAACATTTCCAGAGCCAAACAGGCGACTACTACTGCG GATTCTAAAGATGATGCATACTATCACCTCTCATTCATGTGAAAACCGGATGACTTCATCTGCTGTTGCTGCTTGTATGTCCCCATTGCTCTTACGTCCTCTACTGGCTGGAGAATGTGATCTAGAAGGTTTCGACACTCTAGGAGATAACTCTGCCCAGCTTCTTGCTGCCGCTAATGCTGCCAATAATGCTCAAGCCATTGTCACAGCCCTTTTGGAAGACTATGGGAATATGATCAAT GATGAAGATCTTAAAAGATGCTCCACTTCTACTGATTCTCATATTGGCGACAGTGGGCCTGAGAACTcaagtgatgaagaagacatagaGGTCAAACGTCCTGACTTGCATAATCTGGATATAGGAGAAGGGGGAACAGATGATGAGAATGATGTTAGGCTGAGCAGAAAACCGAGTGAGAGCAGTGATTATGCTGGCAGTGATCTGTACGACTACAAG GGATTTGGTGTTGAAGATTCAGATGCTGAGTCTCCTAGAGACATCCATTGTTCAGTCGAGAGTACAGGCTTTCCCACTAGAGTGAAAAGTCAA ATCGAAGAGCCTATTAAAGATATAGAAATTTCCAGCGTATCACCTACTGAAAATTGTTATCAATCAGGTAGAGATGCTATGCCCTCAGTTACTCCTAGTACTCCTCTCACTGCTCCTAGATACACAACATCAGCTGAGAAACCTGCAAATAAATCTACTGGCTTATCACCAGTTAGTGCGAAGCGTTCTTCATCCTGGGGAAGAGGCAAC GGAAAAAAAACACCTGCTAAAGGATCATTTGATTCCTCAGGAAATGACGA GCTTCTTATACAGAGGCTCGAGCTCATGAAAGATGAACTGCGGCAACGAATTGCTAAGGAG GCTAAAGGAAATGCGGCTCTACAAGCTAGCTTGGAGAGAAGGAAGCAGGCTTTGCACGAACGTCGGTTGGCACTTGAACAAGAT GTGGAAAGATTACAAGAACAACTGCAAGCTGAGAGAGACCTACGATCCGCTCTTGAAGTTGGTCTAAGCATATCTTGTGGACAATTTAGCTCACAAGCTGCGGACTCCAAA ACAAGGGCTGAACTGGAGGAGATAGCTCTTGCTGAAGCTGATGTCGCGAGATTGAAGCAGAAAGTGGCTGAATTACATCATCAGCTTAATCAGCAGCGACAGCATCACTTAAGTTCACTCCCAGATGCTCAAAGCCATCACCAGTTTCTCCATAATCACAACACTCAACT GAACTCCTTTCAGCAGGACTTTGATTCCATTCTTGCTTTCGTAAATCAGGAGAGAAACCAGAGAACG GATGAGACTGGCCTAAGAGCAGAGTGGAGGAACGGTAGAGGAAACAATAGACAAGTACCAGGGTCACCGAGCTTAAATGCAGCATCCTTAGGCATCCCAATGGAAGAGTTTTCTCCG GTGATGGATTACAcaagacatcatcatcatcatcagccacCAGCAGCATCTGCAGCTCTGATGGAGCTAACCACTCGGCTAGATTTCTTCAAGGAAAGACGTTCACAACTGATGGAACAGATTCAGAATCTTGACCTCAACTAcggttcctcttcctcttctctacAGCGATCCTCATCTCCACCGTGGAATTAG
- the LOC104705483 gene encoding rho GTPase-activating protein 6 isoform X3, producing the protein MAASLAAMQRPQAGALNTVYKSGPLFISSKGLSWTSWKKRWFILTRTSLVFFKNDPSALPQKGGEVNLTLGGIDLNSSGSVVVREDKKLLTVLFPDGRDGRAFTLKAETLDDLYEWKAALEQALAQAPNATLVIGQNGIFRNEANNAMEGSFNSWRDQRPLKSSVVGRPILLALEEIDGSPSFLEKALQFLETYGTKVEGILRQSADVEEVERRVLDYEQGKTEFSPEEDPHVVGDCVKHVLRQLPSSPVPASCCTALLEAYKVDHNEARVKSLRSALNETFPEPNRRLLLRILKMMHTITSHSCENRMTSSAVAACMSPLLLRPLLAGECDLEGFDTLGDNSAQLLAAANAANNAQAIVTALLEDYGNMINDEDLKRCSTSTDSHIGDSGPENSSDEEDIEVKRPDLHNLDIGEGGTDDENDVRLSRKPSESSDYAGSDLYDYKGFGVEDSDAESPRDIHCSVESTGFPTRVKSQIEEPIKDIEISSVSPTENCYQSGRDAMPSVTPSTPLTAPRYTTSAEKPANKSTGLSPVSAKRSSSWGRGNGKKTPAKGSFDSSGNDELLIQRLELMKDELRQRIAKEAKGNAALQASLERRKQALHERRLALEQDVERLQEQLQAERDLRSALEVGLSISCGQFSSQAADSKTRAELEEIALAEADVARLKQKVAELHHQLNQQRQHHLSSLPDAQSHHQFLHNHNTQLNSFQQDFDSILAFVNQERNQRTDETGLRAEWRNGRGNNRQVPGSPSLNAASLGIPMEEFSPVMDYTRHHHHHQPPAASAALMELTTRLDFFKERRSQLMEQIQNLDLNYGSSSSSLQRSSSPPWN; encoded by the exons ATGGCGGCTTCTTTAGCTGCTATGCAGCGACCTCAAGCTGGAGCTTTGAATACG GTTTATAAGAGTGGTCCTCTTTTCATTTCATCGAAAG GACTAAGTTGGACATCTTGGAAGAAGCGTTGGTTTATCCTTACCCGAACTTCTTTGGTGTTCTTCAAAAATGATCCA AGTGCATTACCACAAAAAGGAGGTGAAGTAAATTTGACTCTTGGAGGCATTGACTTGAACAGTTCCGGGAG TGTCGTGGTGAGAGAAGATAAGAAGTTGTTGACTGTACTATTCCCTGATGGGCGTGATGGACGAGCCTTTACCCTCAAG GCTGAGACATTGGACGACTTGTATGAATGGAAGGCTGCCCTTGAGCAAGCCCTTGCACAAGCCCCCAATGCAACACTTGTAATTGGTCAAAATGGAATATTCCGAAATGAAGCAAACAATGCTATGGAAGGGTCCTTTAATTCAT GGAGGGATCAACGCCCATTGAAGTCTTCGGTTGTTGGAAGACCAATTTTGCTTGCTTTAGAAGAAATTGACGGAAGTCCATCTTTTCTTGAGAAAGCACTTCAATTTCTTGAGACATATG GAACCAAAGTAGAAGGAATCTTAAGACAGTCTGCAGATGTTGAGGAGGTAGAACGCAGAGTTCTAGACTACGAACAAG GCAAGACAGAATTCAGTCCTGAAGAGGATCCACACGTTGTTGGAGACTGTGTTAAG CATGTTCTGCGGCAGTTGCCTTCTTCTCCAGTCCCAGCGTCGTGCTGCACTGCTTTGCTGGAGGCTTATA AAGTTGATCATAATGAAGCTCGAGTTAAATCACTGCGCTCTGCTTTAAACGAAACATTTCCAGAGCCAAACAGGCGACTACTACTGCG GATTCTAAAGATGATGCATACTATCACCTCTCATTCATGTGAAAACCGGATGACTTCATCTGCTGTTGCTGCTTGTATGTCCCCATTGCTCTTACGTCCTCTACTGGCTGGAGAATGTGATCTAGAAGGTTTCGACACTCTAGGAGATAACTCTGCCCAGCTTCTTGCTGCCGCTAATGCTGCCAATAATGCTCAAGCCATTGTCACAGCCCTTTTGGAAGACTATGGGAATATGATCAAT GATGAAGATCTTAAAAGATGCTCCACTTCTACTGATTCTCATATTGGCGACAGTGGGCCTGAGAACTcaagtgatgaagaagacatagaGGTCAAACGTCCTGACTTGCATAATCTGGATATAGGAGAAGGGGGAACAGATGATGAGAATGATGTTAGGCTGAGCAGAAAACCGAGTGAGAGCAGTGATTATGCTGGCAGTGATCTGTACGACTACAAG GGATTTGGTGTTGAAGATTCAGATGCTGAGTCTCCTAGAGACATCCATTGTTCAGTCGAGAGTACAGGCTTTCCCACTAGAGTGAAAAGTCAAATCGAAGAGCCTATTAAAGATATAGAAATTTCCAGCGTATCACCTACTGAAAATTGTTATCAATCAGGTAGAGATGCTATGCCCTCAGTTACTCCTAGTACTCCTCTCACTGCTCCTAGATACACAACATCAGCTGAGAAACCTGCAAATAAATCTACTGGCTTATCACCAGTTAGTGCGAAGCGTTCTTCATCCTGGGGAAGAGGCAAC GGAAAAAAAACACCTGCTAAAGGATCATTTGATTCCTCAGGAAATGACGA GCTTCTTATACAGAGGCTCGAGCTCATGAAAGATGAACTGCGGCAACGAATTGCTAAGGAG GCTAAAGGAAATGCGGCTCTACAAGCTAGCTTGGAGAGAAGGAAGCAGGCTTTGCACGAACGTCGGTTGGCACTTGAACAAGAT GTGGAAAGATTACAAGAACAACTGCAAGCTGAGAGAGACCTACGATCCGCTCTTGAAGTTGGTCTAAGCATATCTTGTGGACAATTTAGCTCACAAGCTGCGGACTCCAAA ACAAGGGCTGAACTGGAGGAGATAGCTCTTGCTGAAGCTGATGTCGCGAGATTGAAGCAGAAAGTGGCTGAATTACATCATCAGCTTAATCAGCAGCGACAGCATCACTTAAGTTCACTCCCAGATGCTCAAAGCCATCACCAGTTTCTCCATAATCACAACACTCAACT GAACTCCTTTCAGCAGGACTTTGATTCCATTCTTGCTTTCGTAAATCAGGAGAGAAACCAGAGAACG GATGAGACTGGCCTAAGAGCAGAGTGGAGGAACGGTAGAGGAAACAATAGACAAGTACCAGGGTCACCGAGCTTAAATGCAGCATCCTTAGGCATCCCAATGGAAGAGTTTTCTCCG GTGATGGATTACAcaagacatcatcatcatcatcagccacCAGCAGCATCTGCAGCTCTGATGGAGCTAACCACTCGGCTAGATTTCTTCAAGGAAAGACGTTCACAACTGATGGAACAGATTCAGAATCTTGACCTCAACTAcggttcctcttcctcttctctacAGCGATCCTCATCTCCACCGTGGAATTAG
- the LOC104705483 gene encoding rho GTPase-activating protein 6 isoform X2 — protein sequence MAASLAAMQRPQAGALNTVYKSGPLFISSKGLSWTSWKKRWFILTRTSLVFFKNDPSALPQKGGEVNLTLGGIDLNSSGSVVVREDKKLLTVLFPDGRDGRAFTLKAETLDDLYEWKAALEQALAQAPNATLVIGQNGIFRNEANNAMEGSFNSWRDQRPLKSSVVGRPILLALEEIDGSPSFLEKALQFLETYGTKVEGILRQSADVEEVERRVLDYEQGKTEFSPEEDPHVVGDCVKHVLRQLPSSPVPASCCTALLEAYIDHNEARVKSLRSALNETFPEPNRRLLLRILKMMHTITSHSCENRMTSSAVAACMSPLLLRPLLAGECDLEGFDTLGDNSAQLLAAANAANNAQAIVTALLEDYGNMINDEDLKRCSTSTDSHIGDSGPENSSDEEDIEVKRPDLHNLDIGEGGTDDENDVRLSRKPSESSDYAGSDLYDYKGFGVEDSDAESPRDIHCSVESTGFPTRVKSQIEEPIKDIEISSVSPTENCYQSGRDAMPSVTPSTPLTAPRYTTSAEKPANKSTGLSPVSAKRSSSWGRGNGKKTPAKGSFDSSGNDELLIQRLELMKDELRQRIAKEAKGNAALQASLERRKQALHERRLALEQDVERLQEQLQAERDLRSALEVGLSISCGQFSSQAADSKTRAELEEIALAEADVARLKQKVAELHHQLNQQRQHHLSSLPDAQSHHQFLHNHNTQLNSFQQDFDSILAFVNQERNQRTDETGLRAEWRNGRGNNRQVPGSPSLNAASLGIPMEEFSPVMDYTRHHHHHQPPAASAALMELTTRLDFFKERRSQLMEQIQNLDLNYGSSSSSLQRSSSPPWN from the exons ATGGCGGCTTCTTTAGCTGCTATGCAGCGACCTCAAGCTGGAGCTTTGAATACG GTTTATAAGAGTGGTCCTCTTTTCATTTCATCGAAAG GACTAAGTTGGACATCTTGGAAGAAGCGTTGGTTTATCCTTACCCGAACTTCTTTGGTGTTCTTCAAAAATGATCCA AGTGCATTACCACAAAAAGGAGGTGAAGTAAATTTGACTCTTGGAGGCATTGACTTGAACAGTTCCGGGAG TGTCGTGGTGAGAGAAGATAAGAAGTTGTTGACTGTACTATTCCCTGATGGGCGTGATGGACGAGCCTTTACCCTCAAG GCTGAGACATTGGACGACTTGTATGAATGGAAGGCTGCCCTTGAGCAAGCCCTTGCACAAGCCCCCAATGCAACACTTGTAATTGGTCAAAATGGAATATTCCGAAATGAAGCAAACAATGCTATGGAAGGGTCCTTTAATTCAT GGAGGGATCAACGCCCATTGAAGTCTTCGGTTGTTGGAAGACCAATTTTGCTTGCTTTAGAAGAAATTGACGGAAGTCCATCTTTTCTTGAGAAAGCACTTCAATTTCTTGAGACATATG GAACCAAAGTAGAAGGAATCTTAAGACAGTCTGCAGATGTTGAGGAGGTAGAACGCAGAGTTCTAGACTACGAACAAG GCAAGACAGAATTCAGTCCTGAAGAGGATCCACACGTTGTTGGAGACTGTGTTAAG CATGTTCTGCGGCAGTTGCCTTCTTCTCCAGTCCCAGCGTCGTGCTGCACTGCTTTGCTGGAGGCTTATA TTGATCATAATGAAGCTCGAGTTAAATCACTGCGCTCTGCTTTAAACGAAACATTTCCAGAGCCAAACAGGCGACTACTACTGCG GATTCTAAAGATGATGCATACTATCACCTCTCATTCATGTGAAAACCGGATGACTTCATCTGCTGTTGCTGCTTGTATGTCCCCATTGCTCTTACGTCCTCTACTGGCTGGAGAATGTGATCTAGAAGGTTTCGACACTCTAGGAGATAACTCTGCCCAGCTTCTTGCTGCCGCTAATGCTGCCAATAATGCTCAAGCCATTGTCACAGCCCTTTTGGAAGACTATGGGAATATGATCAAT GATGAAGATCTTAAAAGATGCTCCACTTCTACTGATTCTCATATTGGCGACAGTGGGCCTGAGAACTcaagtgatgaagaagacatagaGGTCAAACGTCCTGACTTGCATAATCTGGATATAGGAGAAGGGGGAACAGATGATGAGAATGATGTTAGGCTGAGCAGAAAACCGAGTGAGAGCAGTGATTATGCTGGCAGTGATCTGTACGACTACAAG GGATTTGGTGTTGAAGATTCAGATGCTGAGTCTCCTAGAGACATCCATTGTTCAGTCGAGAGTACAGGCTTTCCCACTAGAGTGAAAAGTCAA ATCGAAGAGCCTATTAAAGATATAGAAATTTCCAGCGTATCACCTACTGAAAATTGTTATCAATCAGGTAGAGATGCTATGCCCTCAGTTACTCCTAGTACTCCTCTCACTGCTCCTAGATACACAACATCAGCTGAGAAACCTGCAAATAAATCTACTGGCTTATCACCAGTTAGTGCGAAGCGTTCTTCATCCTGGGGAAGAGGCAAC GGAAAAAAAACACCTGCTAAAGGATCATTTGATTCCTCAGGAAATGACGA GCTTCTTATACAGAGGCTCGAGCTCATGAAAGATGAACTGCGGCAACGAATTGCTAAGGAG GCTAAAGGAAATGCGGCTCTACAAGCTAGCTTGGAGAGAAGGAAGCAGGCTTTGCACGAACGTCGGTTGGCACTTGAACAAGAT GTGGAAAGATTACAAGAACAACTGCAAGCTGAGAGAGACCTACGATCCGCTCTTGAAGTTGGTCTAAGCATATCTTGTGGACAATTTAGCTCACAAGCTGCGGACTCCAAA ACAAGGGCTGAACTGGAGGAGATAGCTCTTGCTGAAGCTGATGTCGCGAGATTGAAGCAGAAAGTGGCTGAATTACATCATCAGCTTAATCAGCAGCGACAGCATCACTTAAGTTCACTCCCAGATGCTCAAAGCCATCACCAGTTTCTCCATAATCACAACACTCAACT GAACTCCTTTCAGCAGGACTTTGATTCCATTCTTGCTTTCGTAAATCAGGAGAGAAACCAGAGAACG GATGAGACTGGCCTAAGAGCAGAGTGGAGGAACGGTAGAGGAAACAATAGACAAGTACCAGGGTCACCGAGCTTAAATGCAGCATCCTTAGGCATCCCAATGGAAGAGTTTTCTCCG GTGATGGATTACAcaagacatcatcatcatcatcagccacCAGCAGCATCTGCAGCTCTGATGGAGCTAACCACTCGGCTAGATTTCTTCAAGGAAAGACGTTCACAACTGATGGAACAGATTCAGAATCTTGACCTCAACTAcggttcctcttcctcttctctacAGCGATCCTCATCTCCACCGTGGAATTAG
- the LOC104705484 gene encoding protein CLT3, chloroplastic-like encodes MATSSRRLTTGLTTSISSVQSHSVNRPQSISLTIRRRNHHINPPPRLSLVPSSITPRFISRRRTIEALSTPPAKISLYGSAPIKKPGVCGYAIGENEVERSHVVVDHVGTAEIVVWAAATAAFGVGNRVMYKLALVPLKQYPFFLAQLSTFGYVAVYYTILYIRYRAGTVTDAMLSVPKPPFLIVGILEALAAASGMAAAANLSGPSTTVLSQTFLIWQIFFSIIFLRRRYSVNQILGCTLVALGVIVSVASGSGAAHSLKEAGIFWILLMVLSFLFQGAGTVLKEAIFIDSQKRLEGASLDLFIVNSYGSAFQAICIALLLPFLSKLWGIPFNQLGSYLKDGAVCFLNIGTLTKGCDGAPFLPLLFVIVNIGYNIALLRLLKLSTAVVSCLASTISVPIAVLLFTLPLPYLGVASSLPAGFMGGTIILVLGMILYSWTPQGANSSHTDTVIPSPPPT; translated from the exons ATGGCAACGAGTTCTCGCCGGTTAACAACCGGTTTAACAACGTCGATCAGCTCGGTCCAATCGCATTCCGTAAACCGACCTCAATCCATCTCCCTAACCATCCGACGTCGAAACCATCACATCAATCCTCCACCTCGTCTTTCATTAGTACCGTCGTCGATCACTCCGCGTTTCATCAGCCGGAGGAGGACTATCGAAGCTCTTTCAACTCCTCCGGCGAAGATATCCTTGTATGGATCGGCGCCGATCAAAAAGCCAGGCGTGTGCGGTTACGCCATCGGAGAAAACGAGGTCGAAAGGAGCCATGTGGTGGTTGATCATGTTGGGACGGCGGAGATTGTTGTTTGGGCGGCGGCTACGGCGGCGTTTGGAGTCGGAAACCGGGTGATGTATAAGCTGGCGCTAGTTCCGCTCAAGCAATATCCCTTCTTCCTTGCGCAACTCTCCACCTTCGG GTATGTAGCTGTATATTATACTATCTTGTATATTCGATATCGTGCTGGAACTGTCACAGATGCGATGCTCTCTGTGCCAAAACCTCCATTTTTAATTGTTGGCATCTTAGAGGCTCTAGCTGCAGCTTCTGGAATGGCAGCTGCAG CGAATCTTTCAGGGCCATCTACTACAGTTTTATCTCAG aCATTTCTAATCTGGCAaattttcttctccatcattTTTCTCCGGAGAAGATATAGCGTAAACCAAATACTCGGATGCACTCTAGTAGCTCTCGGTGTAATCGTCAGTGTGGCAAG TGGATCAGGTGCTGCTCATTCGTTAAAGGAAGCCGGAATATTTTGGATTCTTTTAatggttctttctttcttgtttcaagGAGCAGGTACAGTATTAAAG GAAGCCATCTTTATAGATAGCCAAAAACGATTAGAG GGAGCTTCACTCGATCTATTTATAGTAAATTCATATGGTTCAGCTTTCCAA GCCATTTGCATCGCATTGCTTCTTCCGTTTCTTTCAAAACTTTGGGGCATACCGTTTAATCAACTCGGTAGCTACCTAAAAGATGGTGCGGTTTGCTTCCTCAACATTGGGACACTAACAAAAGGATGTGATGGGGCTCCGTTTTTGCCTCTATTGTTTGTGATAGTGAACATTGGCTATAACATTGCGCTTTTAAGACTGCTCAAGCTTTCAACCGCGGTGGTGTCATGTCTTGCATCGACAATCTCAGTACCAATTGCAGTGTTGCTATTCACATTGCCACTACCGTATCTTGGAGTTGCATCATCACTACCAGCAGGGTTTATGGGAGGCACAATCATACTTGTATTGGGAATGATACTTTACAGTTGGACACCACAAGGAGCTAACTCTTCTCATACTGATACAGTCATTCCTTCACCTCCTCCCACCTAG